The Kribbella shirazensis genomic interval GTCATCTCCTGCATGCGAGATGGGTGTTCACCACCGCCGGTTCCGCCGCGAAGGCACGGCACCTCCGGGCGAGACCGGCGGCGAGTGTTTCGTACGTCGACGGCGAGCGGATCGGCGTGTTCACGCACGGGACCGTCGAGTTCCTCACGCCCGCGCATCCGGACTTCGCGGAGATCGAGGAGTACCTGGTCGGCCACTACGGCGACTCCCCCTCGAACTGGGGCCCGGACATCGTCTACTGCCGGCTCGAGCCGACCTGGATGATGGGGTACGGCGACGAA includes:
- a CDS encoding pyridoxamine 5'-phosphate oxidase family protein, whose translation is MKETPAEVAELQALMDAVYPRSTEHLRSIITGQNQLSAEALVRVLTGMRVLSVATVTASGEPRISAVDGHLLHARWVFTTAGSAAKARHLRARPAASVSYVDGERIGVFTHGTVEFLTPAHPDFAEIEEYLVGHYGDSPSNWGPDIVYCRLEPTWMMGYGDERKLLETPAR